The following are encoded together in the Pungitius pungitius chromosome 7, fPunPun2.1, whole genome shotgun sequence genome:
- the mob3c gene encoding MOB kinase activator 3C, whose translation MALCLGQVFSKDKTFRPRKRFEPGTQRFELYKKAQASLKSGLDLRKVVQLPEGENINDWIAVHVVDFFNRINLIYGTVSEYCSERTCPIMSGGLKYEYRWRDGDDYKRPTKLPALKYMNLLMDWIESLINNEDIFPTRVGVPFPKNFPQVCKKILSRLFRVFVHVYIHHFDSICSMGAEAHINTCYKHYYYFISEFHLIDHSELEPLKEMTEKICN comes from the exons ATGGCGTTGTGTCTTGGACAAGTCTTcagcaaagacaaaacattcaGGCCCAGGAAGCGCTTTGAGCCGGGCACCCAGCGCTTTGAGCTCTACAAGAAGGCCCAGGCCTCGCTCAAGTCCGGCTTGGACCTGAGGAAAGTGGTCCAGCTGCCCGAGGGGGAGAACATCAACGACTGGATCGCCGTTCACGTCGTCGACTTTTTCAACAGGATCAACCTGATCTACGGCACGGTGAGCGAGTACTGCTCCGAGCGCACCTGCCCCATCATGTCCGGGGGCCTGAAGTACGAGTACAGGTGGCGGGACGGCGACGACTACAAGAGGCCCACCAAGCTGCCCGCTCTCAAGTACATGAACCTGCTGATGGACTGGATCGAGTCGCTCATCAACAATGAGGACATCTTCCCCACCAGAGTAG GTGTACCTTTCCCCAAGAACTTCCCGCAGGTGTGCAAGAAGATCCTGAGCCGCCTCTTCAGGGTGTTTGTGCACGTTTACATCCATCACTTTGACAGCATCTGCAGCATGGGTGCGGAGGCCCACATCAATACCTGCTACAAGCACTACTACTACTTCATCTCGGAGTTCCACCTCATTGACCACTCGGAACTGGAGCCCCTG aAAGAGATGACCGAGAAGATATGCAACTAA